DNA from bacterium:
GTTCCGGGCACCAATGCCGGGTATGGTGCAACGCTTCCTTAAAGCGGTTGGTGACCGCATTCATGTCGGTGAACCGATTGCAATTTTGGAAGCGATGAAAATGGAAAACGAACTACGCAGTACCGTCGCAGGTACGATAAGTCAATTGGTCGCTCAGCCGGGCGCGCCGGTTGATAAGGGGGCAGTGCTTGCGATGATTGCAGTGGAGGCATTGTGAGTAACGCACAAGAAAATTGGCGAAAGAAAGTCGAAAAGGAAATTGCAAAGAAACCGGAACGCAAGGATAAATTCCTGCTCGACTCCGGGATGGAAATCGAACGATTGTATTTCCCAGTTTCCCCCAATGATGAGTATGAAACAAAACAAGGATTCCCGGGTGAGTACCCCTACACCCGCGGCGTCTATCCTAACATGTATCATGGCCAGCTCTCGACGATCTACCACGCGCATTCGTCGAAGCAGAACCAGCTCCCGGCGAGCTTCGATGTCACCCACAAGGCGCGGCTGACGTGCCTGCTCGCCCACATCGGCCTTGTCATCG
Protein-coding regions in this window:
- a CDS encoding methylmalonyl-CoA mutase family protein, translated to MSNAQENWRKKVEKEIAKKPERKDKFLLDSGMEIERLYFPVSPNDEYETKQGFPGEYPYTRGVYPNMYHGQLSTIYHAHSSKQNQLPASFDVTHKARLTCLLAHIGLVI